A section of the Triticum dicoccoides isolate Atlit2015 ecotype Zavitan chromosome 7A, WEW_v2.0, whole genome shotgun sequence genome encodes:
- the LOC119331294 gene encoding hydrophobic protein RCI2A-like — MSSGGCSTCLEIIFAAVLPPLGVFFRYGWCSSEFFISLPLTILGYVPGIIYSVYVILKTPPELPSIDGERPYYILA; from the exons ATGAGCTCCGGCGGCTGCTCGACGTGCCTGGAGATCATCTTCGCCGCCGTGCTCCCGCCGCTCGGCGTCTTCTTCCGGTACGGCTGGTGCAGC TCGGAGTTCTTCATCTCGCTGCCGCTGACGATACTCGGCTACGTCCCCGGCATCATCTACTCCGTCTACGTCATCCTGAAGACGCCGCCGGAGCTGCCGAGCATCGACGGCGAGCGGCCCTACTACATCCTCGCCTGA